The Aspergillus nidulans FGSC A4 chromosome VIII genome contains the following window.
agatgctgactaagactgtgcagaccgggcaccccaaggacaggggaggaacccatgctccgacatGTCGCACGTATCAGAAGGAATAGGatgtctttcttttttctatGATGTAACAAAATATGAAAGACATCCTTCACCAATTCCTCGATGGTCTAAcggtcatgatttccgcttGTCACCGAACAGGAGCAAGCGCGGGAGACCTGGGTTCGACTCCCAGTCGGGGAGATtttttcctccaccaccactcACTATTAGTGGCGCTAGTGCTTGTGGGGGCCTGTGGGGGTTAGGGTTACCATACTGAGATGAGTCTTGCTGCATCGGATAGCTGAGCGTATGAGCGATTGAACAAAGCCTAAGACAGTACCGAAAGCAGAGGGTAGTCCGTAAATACCTTTGACGTAAATGATATCAGGATCGAATTTTCTCCTACGTAGTCTCGCAAGAAGCCTTGGAGGGCTGCTGATTGAAGAGAAATTTCAACGTTGGATTTGCTTCTACCTGTCATTCTCTCCACAAAGAAGTTCGTCTTGACGTATGCGTTAAGATGGAaaccgatgatgaggagcttCCCGCACCCGATAGGCACTCATGGATTCAGAAGTTTATCCAGCAATTCAGATTTGGCGTATCAGTCATGAAGGGTCTAAGTACGATACAGCCTATCCGAGCTTTTGCAGAATTGCTGATGCCCAAAAATCGCCAGTGGTTGTTTCTTCAATTACTACAGAATGTATTTTTAGGGGTTAAATACGCAGTCCAGCGACAGGTACTGCTTCATAATTGTGCCACTATAGCCGGGCACAAGTTGACCACCGGACGATGAGTTGGCGCGCTAGATGCGTCTATTACTCATCTCTCATCATTTCTATACCTATGCGTTGGCCGATAAACACGAAAAACCGGCTAGGTGATAGCCATAGCAAATCAGACAGGACATAGGATTCAATATCAACTAAACCATGCCCCGGATAGTCACCTCGTACTGCTCCGGTTCCCTGCCCAAGATTTCTTTGAGGGTTGGCGTCACAACAGCCGTCTCACCGCGCCGAATAGCTTCCCAGGCTGTTGCCCATTCCCGGGCCAAATCAACGCCGTGATATGTATGTCTCCCCTTATGATCGAGCTTTGCATATTCATCCACGCTGATTTCCCGGATTTTCACATCCTTACCAACAGCCCTCCCCAGAATCTCCGCAGTTTCGTTCAGAGAGTAAATCTTAGGCCCCGTAAGCAGGACAATCTTGTTCACATACGGGAACCCAGCCGCAACATTGGCATTCGTAGTCGTAGCATATTTGGCAACGAGTTTCGCCGTAGCCTCGCCAAGTTCGTCACGCTTGACCCACGCAACGCCAGGCCCAGACCCATCATGCGGGATGGTAATTTCGTCGACGGGGTTGTGCAGATCAAACCAATTTGTGTAGATGGGGAAGGACTCAGAGTAGAGGCCTTCCCGGATAGAGGTGTACGTAATTGGCCTGGGACTGGTGCTGACAAGTTCCGCAAGGAACTTTTCTGTCGCTAGATGCGCGCCCATGACGTGGGCTACAGATGAATCGGTGTAGTCTCCAGCAAATGCAAGAGACGAGTAGAAGATGTGCTTTACGCCACTCTTGTGTGCGGCCAGAATGGCAGCTTTGTGGGCCTAGACACGCGTTAGCCCGCTAGCCATTGAATATATAGGTTAAAGGGACCTCGAAGTAAGGAACATACATTGACACGATGCTTGATCTCGAACGAAGCATATGAAATCAGCATAAGCACATCGATACCTTCGAAGGCTTTTTCCAGAGTCGAAGAAACGTCATAGTCTGCGCGGCGTACTGCAGCCCCAGCGCTGAACTCTTTCGCGAGCGACTCCGGCTTGCGAGCGATCAGGACGAGTTGAGATGCTGGGACGAGAGTCTGCAGGTGCTTGGTGATGCTGGATCCGAGGCCACCGGCAGCAGGGAAGACTCCAATACGTGACATTGTGGCTGGTGAAGCAGAGATGAAGTGATGGGTACAGTGATTGGTGGCGGCGTTAGTTTGGCGGCTGACGTTGGCTTTTAGCAGGGAAGCCATTCCAGTGGGACGCTCGCTGCTTAGAAATCGTCTGCATAAGCCCCGCTATGGCAAGAGCTAGCTGAATGTGGCTAATCAGGGAATTAGGGGCAAGCGGGTTGAAAACCAATTAGAACCAGGCTTGGCGTCACTGTCCTGAACACAGTCCACAGCTGACTCGACTCGACCAAGTTAGGGTTCTCGAGGTATATATTTTCGGAATATATATTAAGGTATATATTTGCCTGCCACCAAGACAGCGTATTGAATGCCTCGCATGCGCAGAGCAGCTACTGTGTGCATTTTACGACTCTCAGATGATCTGTAGCCAGTCAAGGGATTCCAGCGCTTGTGGTGGCATTAGATACTCTGTAGATAGAACATCTCTAACCGAACCGGCTACCAGTGCACTCGGTCACTCGGAGGGCAGTGTGCAGCTAACATCGACGCGAGATAAAAGAAAGCTAGTGTTGTGCCTATAAGAGCGGTAAGTGTGGCTGTTAAAGAGGAGATGAAAGTGCTGTGATGTAAACCAAGGAATTCATTCTAGCCTGTCGCTTGCTTGATGGATCACAGAAAAGCACAAGACTTCCTACAAGAACAACTACACCAATTATTACTCATTTAGAGGCTCATACAACGCCCCAAGACACTCAAAGTGCTGACAGCGCACATATAGCCCCACAAGTCTTGTTCCAGCTGGCGGCGCATACACGTCGTCGCTTACACGCTTCCTAGTGAAAGTCTCAGCCGACAATGTATTCTTACACCATGTACTCCTCCGGTCTCTTATTTCATGGTCGTCGCAGTGCTCGTCCGTACCCGGCTGATCATCTCGTTGGAAACAAACTGTCTTGAACTCAGTAGGAGCGTCAGATGTAGGCTGCTCATCGGATTCCGGTTTGCGCTTAGTCTTGAGCTCGAACTGCAAGTGGGTGAGATTTGGTGTTAATAATGGTGGAGTTTAAGTTAGGTTatagatgaagaagctgtccGGGATAAATTTCGAactgaaaagagaaaataccTGTAAAGCAAGGATATTACGTCTCCTGACCCTCACCGACATGCCAACGAActcggaggctggagaaAAATGCATTGTCTGACTAGTATCGGGAACGACTACAACGTCACCTATCGTTGCCCTGGCACCAGATGAGTAAGTAAATATAAGACCAAGAATTGCATCCCCTTTATAACAAGCCTCAGCCGTGACAAGCCAATCGGGCGAGCGGCCAGTTATGGCGTTTTCAAAATAAAGCTTTTGCACGTCGTCAAAGGGTGGATACTGTTcgggcagcagcagggaaGTATGCTTAAGGCTTTCGTCCGAATTAACAGCCCGGATTCTGTCGTGGGACGCGTTAAGAATCCATGAGATTGCGGTCTGTTTGCCTGTCAGATGACATCACTATGGGAAGGAATCAACTGACAAGTTCTTGCCTGGGTCCACCACCAAAACCATTATGAAGATGCTGCACTGATAGAGGATCAGATCCTGGCGGTTTGAACGTCACGCCCTGAGCCAAAGTGGTTCCAAAGCGCACAGCGGCAATCCAGCCTTGCTGTAGGAAGCGATAGCTCGTGGTCAGTCGTGCGGGCGTTACCCATATATCCAGAGAGTGGACATGCTCGAatggctgaagctgcaacGACTCGAACTCATCCAACCATTGCCCCACTACAGCTGATGTGCCATTGTAGTAGTCGAACTTCAAGCCAGAGATACAAGTACATGGTCGAGAACCCCAGTGCGTTCCTCTGGATGCAGAAATCTTGCGCACTCCCAGCAAGGTAGCGTGAGTCTGATAATTGCTGTCGCTTGGGGTGCCGATGTAAATGGAAAACTTGTTATCTTGCTGCAATTGGGCGTCGGGATTATAGAGCTCTTTGAGCATTATGGCCGAGGCTTGCAAAGGCCCGAGGGATGGTTGACATTGGATGCCAAGCCCTAAGAAGGCCTCTCGCGGCGGCTGGGCAATTAGTTATGGTATATTGTTGGGAGGCAAAACGTACCACTTGGATGGCGATGAAACCCGTGATATCGTGTCCTGGCTTtgttttcttcagctcttgaATGGCCACCTTCGCATCCAGGCGGCTCTCCATCGTGGACAAGGTAGCGGTGCGACCTCGGTTGGTTGACATCTGAGCGGATTCAGCATCCCGCACACTGAAGCACAATTACAGCATACCTGGAGTCCACAGAGGCTTGAGCTTTTGCCACACTGAAGCTCATCATTATGAGAGTTTTCGTCCACCCGGTGAAGGATGGCAATCTTGGTTAAACGCTCACCGTGCGGACCGTCTATGCAGAAGGAAAGTTCGGCCCCGTTTTCAGACCCAAAGAGACGAGACATCCCATTAGCATAGACAGCCTTGACTCCGCGCATCGGATTCGGACCAGAGCCCATGCAAAAGATGAGTCTTGTCAGCTCCGCCAAACCTTGACCCTGCGGAGCGCCAAAGTCGATACTAATTAGGGGTGCAAAGGGCAGCGTGCTCTGCGGCGGCAGAAGCGTGCTGAAATCGACACCCTCGCGGTGCGGTACAGCCGGCAGCCAAAGATGAGAGTGTACGCGTGGGACTGGCGGTGAGGGTTCCGAATTGACTACAGCCACTCCAAGCGCGACTATCTTGAATGACTGAAGGGACTGTCAATATTGGAATCAGAAGAACGAACAGGACTTACATCTAAACCAGCTACCAGGTAGCAGGGGTGAGTCTCGGCTATGCTTAGATTTCCGAGTGCGATTTCCGGCCCGTGGCTTTGTCCGATCCACGGGGACGACTCTGAGTTCGAGAAAGTAAAACTTATGCCAGCTAATCCCTGACTGCTGAATGCAACAAGGATGGTCCTGATATTCGTCTGATCTGGGGAATAGATCGTTGTCTCGTTTGTGGAGTGACGATAACCGATCAGACTGGCCATGTCCTTATTCGCAAACCGTACGCCGGATATAAAGCATCTTTCGCCAACTTGGATGGTTGAGACTATGATCTGTTGGCGAGACCTGTCGGCTATTGGAATAGGCTCGCTTCGGTAGTGTAATATCCGACATCCAACCTGAAGCGTCTCGTGGGCTTGTCTAGCAGTGCTGTGACCAGAAAAGAAGCTATAAACTCTAAGCAGCGAATTCTCTTTGCCGGTAGGCACAAAGCAGTCGTCGCTGCCAGGTTCGGGCCAGACGGGCAAGCCGTGCAGCGGCGGCTGGGCTACATATAATTCAACGAGCGCGGCAATATGCTCGATGAGTTCGCGTATCCTCTTGCGGTTGACGATTGGCGGACTTTTCGAGTTCAAGAGTGCCCTCGTCCCGAGATACAAACGCGGCCAATGCCGCTTTTCTAAGAGTGACAAGAACATGAAATCGGCCTCCTGGCCGAGAAGGAACCGACTCCGCCAGTAAGACTGCGGGAGATTGCAAGGCTGTGTTATATCTGCAAGCTCTCTACACACAACTCGCAGCATACATACATCTCTATAGGATAGGTACGCCAATATCTCGTGTTTGAGCTCTGTAGAAAGTGAGCCGAAAACTCGAGGCTCATAAATGCCGAGTTTAAAATGGGAGACAGCTTCCATCGATCCGGAATTTTCCAACTCGTCCAGTGATGGAATTGCGCAAGGGTCCATATACAGAACCGGTTCATGGCCAATCTCGACTTGACCATGCGTTTTATGAGTTCTCACGGCGCCGCTGTAATCATGGCCAAAGTCGAAAACGGATCCTTCGCGACATGGGGTGTTGTAGAGGACATCAAAGACCGACCGggcaatctccttctcagaCAGAGGACAAAGTCTCAAATAGAGTAGCTGCCAGCAGGCGTTGTGGAATCCCCAGCTGACTGGAGACCTGCCAAAGATGCTGACGGGATACAGCACCTCTGTGTCCACATATGACCGCTCGCTGTCGGCTGGGGCAATGAGGACGCCACCACTGTGGAGGGTCCCAATTCCGGTTAGGGTGATGTTCTCAGCTGAAGAGTTTGGCGACACGATTCCCCGGATTTCAGCGTACCATGGGCGACGATGTCGGGGGATAGACTCGGGCCCCGATATACTACTATGGGGATCCTGGGCTAGTATGACCCCGCAGAATGGGCAGAAGACGTTGGGAGACATCTCGAAGTGGGGACATAGCCATAGGTAGGGGCGCAGGAAGGTAAATGGATTCTGAGGTCCATGGAAGAGAGATGCCACACGCACAGAGAGAGAGGCAGAAAGGGTGCGACAACATTAAGGCAAGAGAAGCGGGGAAGTCACGTTGTCCCTTGcagatgcggggaagctgCCCCTTCTCTATCCAGCTTCAACGGCTCGCCCCATCCGTAACCCATCTGTACCTCGAAAGATCCATGGAAACCTCAGCAGCCAGTACGTTGAATAATGGCCTACTACTACCAACCAGCGACAGACCCGATTGGTCGTTGAGTTGTACATTCAACTTTTCTCATAATCCACCGGTGCTAACAGCGACTTTCCTCTGACCAATATCTCTATAGGCTGcatctctctctctcttctctgcATTAACTTTTTTTCATTAATTTATCAttttctttcattctttccTTCATTCTTTCGTTCTTTCGTTCTTTCTTTTTTAAGCGTACATCTTCAACGGAACCGAAGGTCAATCTCCTGCAACAGCGAGTGTTCTACCGCAAAGACGccataaaaaaaaagcagTCTTTAAAATGAAAAATTAcagaagcccaagaaccGAGAGCCTATTATCAGGGTGTTGCAGATGGGTCTGTTCGGAATGAAGGCTGGTGGTCTTTCACGAGGGCGCAATTGACCTAGCGTGGCTGCTCGCAGATTGTTCACTAATGCGAGAGTATCCAGGAGAACGGGAGACTAGGAGAACTGGCGGCAGTGAGCTGCCATTAAGATGAACTAGCAGTTTCTGAAGAATAAGCATGCAGTTATCCAATGCTAAGCTCACACGAATCAAAGTCCATCCCTCCCCATCTCAAACAACGCCGCAGCCTTCAACACCGCTTCATCATCCCACCTCTTGCCAATAACCTGCATTCCAATCGGCAGCTTCTTACCGTCACTACCACCAAGCCCGCAAGGCACATTCATGGCCGGATGCCCCGTGACGTTGAACGGACAAGTGTTATAGCTCAACCCCACTGCCGCCGTCACTCTCTCCCCAATATCTCCCCATTCGGTGCCCCCCTTTGTGCTTGATGGGAATTCAAAAGCGACGGTCGGAACAGTCGGCGTTATAAGGACATCAACATCGGACAGGACAGCGTCATATGCAGCGCGGAGCTCGAAGACCTTCCGGTGGCCCTTAAATTCCACACTTGTTCCAAATGTCTCGCGCAGGTAGTCCGTGCTAAAGATGAGATTCATGATCGTCGGATTCCCAGCGCTAAGGTAATCATACATCTCCTGGGTTGGCGGCCACTGCGTATCGATATGATCGGGGGCGTACGAGAGGTAGCCGGGCGGCTTCATGGCGAGGCCGTAATCAGCTAGCGAAGTTCGTGCCGCGACGGTCCAGATTGCAGGGGCTTCGCGGTGCATGGGGACAGATACTTCGAGGATGTCTGCGCCTGCGGCTGAGAAGTATGCTTTTGCGTTTTGCAGGACGGTGTCACGCACTTCAGCGGAGAGGCCGGGGAAGTCAAAGGCCTCCCGGAGTACACCCACCTTCATCACCGGCTTTTGTAATGTAGTACTCTTTGCACTCTTGATGAAGTCGGCGACCAAGGATGGGTAGTCTTTTACTTGTCCTGGCATTGGCGACTCCGGTGTCATACGTGAATCGAGCCCGTCGTATCCAGCCATAACTTTCAGCATGAGTGCTATATCTTCGATCTTGGTGGCCATTGGCCCCAAGTGGTCAATCATGGGTGTTAAGGAGACAGCTCCAGTGTATGGAACAAGACCATGCGTTGGCTTGAGCCCATAGACCCCTGTGTACGCAGCCGGAACACGGATTGATCCTCCTTGGTCGCCTCCAACTGCGAGCTCAACGGTAGGGGATCCTTGATGGGGTCCGTTGATGGCTGAACCTGACTCTTTCAAAACAGCCCTTTGTCCTATCAGCGCCGCACAACCGCTGCTACTTCCACCAGCAGTGTGACCTCGTGCCCACGGATTGTGCACTGCGCCAGTGGCTGACGTGAAGGACACAGGAGCAGCCGAGTAAGACTCGCAGACCGCGGTCCCCTTCAGCGTAGCGCCGGCGAAAAACAACCTCCGCACTACCGTCGCATCAATCGGTGAGGGTTGATACTCGCCGGCCTTTGAGTGGAGCCAAGCAGGTATGCCTAGTGTAGTCGGCAGGCCCGCGACTGAAACATTATCTTTTACCACAACCGTTCGACCAGCGAGTAGAGTGTTGATTGGATTCGCTGCAGTGATGTTTGATACATGGCTCCAAGCATTCAGCGGATTTTCGGCGCTGGAAAGTCTGCGGAATCCCCGCGGTGCTCTAGTAGGAACTGGAGCGAGATCCGGGTGGACGTAGTCGGTTGTATCTCGTATGATCCTGTGAAGGGCTTCTGCggattgcaggaggaggaggtatGCGTCTTCTTCAGGACCAGGCTTGATAGTGATATTGTAGCGTGCAGCAAGGTTTCGCAGGTCGTCTGCTGTGACCGGGGACCTATATAGTTAGCTCTCGTGTTCGCCTATATACAGAGGGGTATCGTACCTAGGCTGCGGCATAACCGCGGTTAGCCGCGGTTAACCATCACCATAACCGCGCGGTGAGGTGATGGTCATGAGATTCTGATAACCTTGCTCTGCGGTGAGGTTATGGTTATAGCTAGGTTATAACCGCGGTCACTGTGGTTAACCTTACTAGTATAAACAATATAAACCTGCCAAGATTATGAGAATGCATAGATTATGCTGTTTTTTGTGTAATTATTTGTATACAAGGATGTATGTACTGTGGTGCAGATTGGTAATTTAGGGCTTTAAGTAAGCAATTATTTATGATGCTTTAGTACATACTCTATTATGCTGATTATTTCATACTCTTATTCTTATTTCTGATCATATTGGTTATTAATATTATGTTCTATCTatctcaaacccagctggtagctttggctgcttctgatGCCTTTCTGGTCGCCCTTCCTCACCTAGTGATGCATGAGGCAATTGACTAAGTGTACTATTCAGAGTTTTGATCTGACTGTGAGCCTGCTTATTCTGGGCCTGTACCTGCTTAATACATACTGTGGGCTGGGTTGCAGGTAATATTTACTTAGAGGCCACAGCATCTGAATCAAAATCTGAATCTGAATCAGCAATATTATCTGCTTTCCCCCCTTCTTTCTTATCCTCCTTATCTTTACTTATTGGATCAAGCTTAGCAAGTATAGGAACAGGTTTAGCTGCCTGATTAGATAATGCAGCCTCACCAATAGAGAGCTGCTCTTTTATTAGATCAAGCTCACTGTGCTTAAGCTTAAATTTGGTTAAAAAGAGATAAATTATCAGGTCTTGGATTGTATTCTCTTTTAGCTGCCCGCGGTGATAGTAACATATGTTACAAGCACAATTAAAGAGGTATTTAATACCAGCTCTACTTGCTGGTACTGAAAGAATATCCTGTGCAAGGCAAGCAAGAACTGGATATTCTTCCTTATACTCTTTCCAGAAGAGGCAGGGATTACCCTTAGTAAGCCCTATCTAACTGTTAGTAAAGATATGATATAGTCTAGAATAGTATTAGATAATACTAACCCTTTGCAAGATACCAGGTAATTTTATTATCTGGCTGATTAACCTCAGCCTGAAGAGTAGTCTGTGAATTATAC
Protein-coding sequences here:
- a CDS encoding uncharacterized protein (transcript_id=CADANIAT00001102), which gives rise to MSRIGVFPAAGGLGSSITKHLQTLVPASQLVLIARKPESLAKEFSAGAAVRRADYDVSSTLEKAFEGIDVLMLISYASFEIKHRVNAHKAAILAAHKSGVKHIFYSSLAFAGDYTDSSVAHVMGAHLATEKFLAELVSTSPRPITYTSIREGLYSESFPIYTNWFDLHNPVDEITIPHDGSGPGVAWVKRDELGEATAKLVAKYATTTNANVAAGFPYVNKIVLLTGPKIYSLNETAEILGRAVGKDVKIREISVDEYAKLDHKGRHTYHGVDLAREWATAWEAIRRGETAVVTPTLKEILGREPEQYEVTIRGMV
- a CDS encoding uncharacterized protein (transcript_id=CADANIAT00001103) translates to MSPNVFCPFCGVILAQDPHSSISGPESIPRHRRPWYAEIRGIVSPNSSAENITLTGIGTLHSGGVLIAPADSERSYVDTEVLYPVSIFGRSPVSWGFHNACWQLLYLRLCPLSEKEIARSVFDVLYNTPCREGSVFDFGHDYSGAVRTHKTHGQVEIGHEPVLYMDPCAIPSLDELENSGSMEAVSHFKLGIYEPRVFGSLSTELKHEILAYLSYRDPCNLPQSYWRSRFLLGQEADFMFLSLLEKRHWPRLYLGTRALLNSKSPPIVNRKRIRELIEHIAALVELYVAQPPLHGLPVWPEPGSDDCFVPTGKENSLLRVYSFFSGHSTARQAHETLQVGCRILHYRSEPIPIADRSRQQIIVSTIQVGERCFISGVRFANKDMASLIGYRHSTNETTIYSPDQTNIRTILVAFSSQGLAGISFTFSNSESSPWIGQSHGPEIALGNLSIAETHPCYLVAGLDSFKIVALGVAVVNSEPSPPVPRVHSHLWLPAVPHREGVDFSTLLPPQSTLPFAPLISIDFGAPQGQGLAELTRLIFCMGSGPNPMRGVKAVYANGMSRLFGSENGAELSFCIDGPHGERLTKIAILHRVDENSHNDELQCGKSSSLCGLQMSTNRGRTATLSTMESRLDAKVAIQELKKTKPGHDITGFIAIQVPPREAFLGLGIQCQPSLGPLQASAIMLKELYNPDAQLQQDNKFSIYIGTPSDSNYQTHATLLGVRKISASRGTHWGSRPCTCISGLKFDYYNGTSAVVGQWLDEFESLQLQPFEHVHSLDIWVTPARLTTSYRFLQQGWIAAVRFGTTLAQGVTFKPPGSDPLSVQHLHNGFGGGPRQELTAISWILNASHDRIRAVNSDESLKHTSLLLPEQYPPFDDVQKLYFENAITGRSPDWLVTAEACYKGDAILGLIFTYSSGARATIGDVVVVPDTSQTMHFSPASEFVGMSVRVRRRNILALQFELKTKRKPESDEQPTSDAPTEFKTVCFQRDDQPGTDEHCDDHEIRDRRSTWCKNTLSAETFTRKRVSDDVYAPPAGTRLVGLYVRCQHFECLGALYEPLNE
- a CDS encoding uncharacterized protein (transcript_id=CADANIAT00001104); translation: MPQPRSPVTADDLRNLAARYNITIKPGPEEDAYLLLLQSAEALHRIIRDTTDYVHPDLAPVPTRAPRGFRRLSSAENPLNAWSHVSNITAANPINTLLAGRTVVVKDNVSVAGLPTTLGIPAWLHSKAGEYQPSPIDATVVRRLFFAGATLKGTAVCESYSAAPVSFTSATGAVHNPWARGHTAGGSSSGCAALIGQRAVLKESGSAINGPHQGSPTVELAVGGDQGGSIRVPAAYTGVYGLKPTHGLVPYTGAVSLTPMIDHLGPMATKIEDIALMLKVMAGYDGLDSRMTPESPMPGQVKDYPSLVADFIKSAKSTTLQKPVMKVGVLREAFDFPGLSAEVRDTVLQNAKAYFSAAGADILEVSVPMHREAPAIWTVAARTSLADYGLAMKPPGYLSYAPDHIDTQWPPTQEMYDYLSAGNPTIMNLIFSTDYLRETFGTSVEFKGHRKVFELRAAYDAVLSDVDVLITPTVPTVAFEFPSSTKGGTEWGDIGERVTAAVGLSYNTCPFNVTGHPAMNVPCGLGGSDGKKLPIGMQVIGKRWDDEAVLKAAALFEMGRDGL